Proteins co-encoded in one Malus sylvestris chromosome 9, drMalSylv7.2, whole genome shotgun sequence genomic window:
- the LOC126582706 gene encoding aromatic aminotransferase ISS1-like isoform X1 — protein MGSYGQLARRAVETNMPIMVQIQQLVRGAKNAVSLAQGVVYWQPPKEALDKVRELVWEPSISRYGADEGIPELREALVQKLHRENKLYKSSVMVTAGANQAFVNLALTLCDAGDSVVMFAPYYFNAYMSFQMTGVTNILVGPGHPKTLYPDADWLEKTLSETKPTPKLVTVVNPGNPSGTYIPDSLLKRISDICRDAGSWLVVDNTYEYFMYDDLKHTCVEGNHIINIFSFSKAYGMMGWRVGYIAYPSEVEGFGTQLLKVQDNIPICASIISQHLALHSLEMGPEWVTERVKGLVKNREIVLEALSPLGDNAVKGGEGAIYLWAKLPDKYVDDDKFVHWLAHRHGVVVIPGSACGCPGNVRISFGGLVEDDCKAAAERLRRGFEELIRDGMVE, from the exons ATGGGTTCCTATGGACAACTTGCAAGGAGGGCCGTGGAGACTAATATGCCGATCATGGTTCAG ATACAGCAGCTGGTCCGAGGAGCCAAAAATGCCGTGTCACTGGCTCAG GGAGTGGTTTATTGGCAACCACCCAAGGAGGCATTGGACAAGGTGAGAGAACTTGTTTGGGAGCCTTCAATTAGTCGTTACGGTGCTGATGAAGGTATACCTGAACTCAGGGAGGCATTGGTACAAAAG tTGCATCGTGAAAATAAGTTGTACAAATCTTCAGTGATGGTTACTGCAGGCGCAAATCAG GCATTTGTGAACCTTGCTCTTACATTGTGTGATGCCGGAGACTCTGTGGTAATGTTTGCACCATACTACTTCAATGCTTACATGTCCTTTCAGATGACAGGAGTCACTAATATACTCGTGGGTCCTGGTCACCCAAAGACACTCTACCCAGATGCAG ACTGGTTGGAGAAAACGTTATCCGAAACCAAACCAACCCCAAAACTTGTTACAGTTGTTAATCCTGGCAACCCAAGTGGAACCTATATTCCGGATTCTCTTCTTAAG AGGATATCTGATATATGCAGAGATGCTGGATCCTGGCTAGTTGTGGATAATACATATGA GTATTTTATGTATGATGATTTGAAACACACATGTGTGGAGGGAAATCACATAATCAACATTTTTTCCTTCTCGAAAGCTTATGGGATGATGGGATGGCGTGTTGGATAT ATAGCTTACCCATCAGAAGTAGAGGGCTTTGGTACCCAACTCCTCAAAGTTCAGGATAACATTCCCATCTGTGCTTCAATAATTTCGCAGCACCTTGCCCTCCACTCATTGGAAATGGGACCCGAATGGGTCACTGAACGAGTGAAAGGTCTAGTCAAGAACAGAGAAATTGTTCTagaagctctctctcccctcGGGGACAATGCTGTTAAAGGTGGAGAAGGTGCTATATACTTGTGGGCAAAGCTTCCGGACAAATATGTAGATGATGATAAATTTGTTCACTGGCTTGCTCACAGGCATGGGGTGGTGGTGATCCCCGGAAGTGCTTGTGGATGCCCGGGGAATGTGAGAATCTCCTTCGGTGGCTTGGTGGAGGATGACTGCAAAGCTGCTGCAGAAAGGCTGAGGAGAGGGTTCGAAGAGTTGATCAGAGATGGAATGGTCGAGTAA
- the LOC126582706 gene encoding aromatic aminotransferase ISS1-like isoform X2: MGSYGQLARRAVETNMPIMVQIQQLVRGAKNAVSLAQGVVYWQPPKEALDKVRELVWEPSISRYGADEGIPELREALVQKLHRENKLYKSSVMVTAGANQMTGVTNILVGPGHPKTLYPDADWLEKTLSETKPTPKLVTVVNPGNPSGTYIPDSLLKRISDICRDAGSWLVVDNTYEYFMYDDLKHTCVEGNHIINIFSFSKAYGMMGWRVGYIAYPSEVEGFGTQLLKVQDNIPICASIISQHLALHSLEMGPEWVTERVKGLVKNREIVLEALSPLGDNAVKGGEGAIYLWAKLPDKYVDDDKFVHWLAHRHGVVVIPGSACGCPGNVRISFGGLVEDDCKAAAERLRRGFEELIRDGMVE, translated from the exons ATGGGTTCCTATGGACAACTTGCAAGGAGGGCCGTGGAGACTAATATGCCGATCATGGTTCAG ATACAGCAGCTGGTCCGAGGAGCCAAAAATGCCGTGTCACTGGCTCAG GGAGTGGTTTATTGGCAACCACCCAAGGAGGCATTGGACAAGGTGAGAGAACTTGTTTGGGAGCCTTCAATTAGTCGTTACGGTGCTGATGAAGGTATACCTGAACTCAGGGAGGCATTGGTACAAAAG tTGCATCGTGAAAATAAGTTGTACAAATCTTCAGTGATGGTTACTGCAGGCGCAAATCAG ATGACAGGAGTCACTAATATACTCGTGGGTCCTGGTCACCCAAAGACACTCTACCCAGATGCAG ACTGGTTGGAGAAAACGTTATCCGAAACCAAACCAACCCCAAAACTTGTTACAGTTGTTAATCCTGGCAACCCAAGTGGAACCTATATTCCGGATTCTCTTCTTAAG AGGATATCTGATATATGCAGAGATGCTGGATCCTGGCTAGTTGTGGATAATACATATGA GTATTTTATGTATGATGATTTGAAACACACATGTGTGGAGGGAAATCACATAATCAACATTTTTTCCTTCTCGAAAGCTTATGGGATGATGGGATGGCGTGTTGGATAT ATAGCTTACCCATCAGAAGTAGAGGGCTTTGGTACCCAACTCCTCAAAGTTCAGGATAACATTCCCATCTGTGCTTCAATAATTTCGCAGCACCTTGCCCTCCACTCATTGGAAATGGGACCCGAATGGGTCACTGAACGAGTGAAAGGTCTAGTCAAGAACAGAGAAATTGTTCTagaagctctctctcccctcGGGGACAATGCTGTTAAAGGTGGAGAAGGTGCTATATACTTGTGGGCAAAGCTTCCGGACAAATATGTAGATGATGATAAATTTGTTCACTGGCTTGCTCACAGGCATGGGGTGGTGGTGATCCCCGGAAGTGCTTGTGGATGCCCGGGGAATGTGAGAATCTCCTTCGGTGGCTTGGTGGAGGATGACTGCAAAGCTGCTGCAGAAAGGCTGAGGAGAGGGTTCGAAGAGTTGATCAGAGATGGAATGGTCGAGTAA